One Buteo buteo chromosome 4, bButBut1.hap1.1, whole genome shotgun sequence DNA segment encodes these proteins:
- the C4H10orf105 gene encoding uncharacterized protein C10orf105 homolog yields the protein MRQGPGKPKLEAHIRKMSTEDAGNRTSPTPPLLGLLVSTTELVPPSPASSKMAEPLPVIVALVCIFLLLATFVIFVTLCKPAALDQSHFGPHECMPHHPADASEPQLRLWKRLGSLRRSINTFRRSRPVSQSQLARPRSSPASQDWDIIESTKM from the exons ATGAGGCAGGGTCCTGGCAAACCAAAGCTGGAAGCTCACATAC GGAAGATGAGCACAGAGGACGCTGGCAACAGGACCTCTCCCACCCCACCTCTCCTTGGGCTTCTGGTTTCGACCACTGAGCTGGTCCCACCCAGTCCCGCATCCTCCAAGATGGCAGAGCCGCTGCCCGTCATCGTCGCGCTCGTctgcatcttcctcctcctggcgACCTTTGTCATCTTTGTCACCCTCTGCAAGCCAGCGGCGCTGGACCAGTCCCACTTTGGGCCCCACGAGTGCATGCCCCATCACCCGGCGGATGCCAGCGAGCCCCAGCTGAGGCTCTGGAAGCGGCTGGGCTCCCTGCGCCGTTCCATCAACACCTTCAGGAGGAGTCGGCCAGTGTCCCAGAGCCAGCTCGCCCGCCCCAGAAGCTCCCCCGCCAGCCAGGACTGGGACATCATAGAGTCCACCAAAATGTGA